TTTTGAAAAACAAATGAGTGCGATTGTTAAACGTAACCTAAAGAAAAAAGGAAATGTTGAAATTCACACAAAAGCAATGGCAAAAGGTGTGGAAGAAACAGACAACGGTGTTAAAGTAACATTTGAAGTAAACGGTGAAGAAAAAACTGTTGAAGCTGATTACTTATTAGTTACGGTAGGACGCCGTCCAAACACTGATGAACTTGGTTTAGAGCAAGTTGGTGTTGAAATGACGGATAGAGGTGTTATCAAAATTGATAAACAATGCCGTACAAACATTCCAAACATCTATGCAATCGGTGATATCGTTGAGGGGCCACCTTTAGCTCATAAAGCTTCTTATGAAGGTAAAATTGCTGCAGAAGCAATTGCTGGAGAAAAAGCAGAGATTGATTACTTAGCTATTCCTGCTGTTGTATTCTCTGAGCCAGAATTAGCTTCTGTAGGTTACACAGAAGCTCAAGCAAAAGAAGAAGGCATTGAAGTGAATGCTTCTAAATTCCCATTTGCTGCAAATGGTCGTGCGTTATCACTTAACAATACTGATGGTTTCTTAAAACTTGTAACTCGTAAGGAAGATGGATTAGTAATTGGTGCACAAATCGCTGGACCAAGTGCTTCAGACATGATTTCAGAGTTAGGATTAGCAATTGAAGCTGGTATGACAGCAGAAGATATTGCAATGACAATTCATGCTCACCCAACATTAGGTGAGATCACAATGGAAGCTGCTGAAGTTGCAATTGGTAGTCCAATCCATATCGTAAAATAATAAAGTAAAGGCTGACTATTATAGTCAGCCTTTTTGCATGTATTTATTTCTATTTCGATAGAGCGCTTGAAACAGGCTCTAATATATCTTCTTTTGATACAACGGTTCCTTCGATTTGTACTAAAACTTGTTTCTTATCAATAACAAGAAGCGATGGGAAAGTTTCGATTTCGAATTGATTATGATCTGTTTTCTCTGAGATTATTTTCATATTCTCAAATTCCTCTGGAAAATTCTTTTTAATGTCCAATAAGGCATCATAATAGACTGCTTCACGTTGAATATTTTCATCATCGGAAAAAAACACTAGTTGTTTGTCTTGTGGAATATCTTCATTTAAGGGACCTTCTGAAAACAGCAAATTTTCACATGAAGAAAGAACAATGACTGGTATGATGAAGGCAATAAGTATTGATCTTTTCATCCATGTCCACCTCTTTTTAATAGAATAAAATAGAACGAAATAATTATTTATGTCAGAATTTCACTTATAAAATTCAAAAATATGTATCTAAATTAAACACATTTTATCATAATAATTCAATTTTCTTCCTGTTGTCATCTATTTGTTACATAAATGAAAAATATAATGAAGTTTCTATACAAAAAATTAAGATTAAGTTTCAAAATCCCTGAAAGAATCTTATGTTTTTGCATAAGAATTGATAAAGGGGGAGGATGAAATGAAAAAAACATGGAGCTTGCTTTCTGTTACTCATCTCCTTTTGTGGAGTAGCTATAGCGTAATAGAATGGCTTTCAAAAAAAGATAGCTTTTTAGCAAAAATTATCTTATTGGTCATGTTTTTCTATCTTTCATATTTAATTGCTTATACTTTAATAAAGGCGAGGAAAAATG
This Metabacillus endolithicus DNA region includes the following protein-coding sequences:
- the lpdA gene encoding dihydrolipoyl dehydrogenase, with protein sequence MVVGDFPIETDTLVIGAGPGGYVAAIRAAQLGQKVTVVEKATLGGVCLNVGCIPSKALIAAGHRYEEARHSEDMGIKAENVTVDFSKVQEFKQGVVKKLTGGVAGLLKGNKVDVVSGEAYFVDNETVKVMDETSSQTYKFKNVIIATGSRPIEIPAFKYSKRVLDSTGALNLQEIPNKLVVIGGGYIGTELGTAYANFGTEVTFIEAADEILAGFEKQMSAIVKRNLKKKGNVEIHTKAMAKGVEETDNGVKVTFEVNGEEKTVEADYLLVTVGRRPNTDELGLEQVGVEMTDRGVIKIDKQCRTNIPNIYAIGDIVEGPPLAHKASYEGKIAAEAIAGEKAEIDYLAIPAVVFSEPELASVGYTEAQAKEEGIEVNASKFPFAANGRALSLNNTDGFLKLVTRKEDGLVIGAQIAGPSASDMISELGLAIEAGMTAEDIAMTIHAHPTLGEITMEAAEVAIGSPIHIVK